Below is a genomic region from Paenibacillus rhizovicinus.
ACTAGAACTGATGGCTGAAAAGAGCTTTGACGACATTACGATTCAAGACCTGACTGACCGCGCCAACGTCAGTCGGGGCACGATTTACCTTCACTACCTGGATAAGTATGACCTGCTCGACAAGCTGATTGAATCGCATATAAACGAACTCGGGGAACGATGCAAGGCTGCAGCTGATCTGGATTTCGCAGACGGATCACTCATCTGGACCAAATATTTCGAAGAGAACTACCCCTTCTTCTCGATGATGTTGGCAAGTAAAGGAGCCCCTTACTTTCGCAGCCGGTTCCTCGATTTTTTGATTGATGAGTTTAAAGATGAAATAGACGTAACCAAAGGGAAAAACAAGGGGCTCAACGAGGATATGCTTATCCGATTTGTGGCTTCTGCTTATGTAGGGGTGGTGGAATGGTGGTTTATGAATGAAAGACCAATTTCGCATCAAGCATTAGCAGAACAATTAGGGGATTTGTTGGAGAGGAATTGCGGTTGAAATTATAATATTGATATCTCTAACTTAGGGGGTTGCTTAAAGATCATATAAAAAAGGTTCCGTTCATGTAAACGGAACCTTACCAGAGAAAATTAATCATTCTTGTGTAATGTTTTTCTTTCAACACAATCGTTTGTTCATAGCGAGCAATTTTATCATTGAGACGTATGAAGGTGTTTGTCATTTCTTCGACTTTGACCGCAAGCCGGTCACGCTGCTCGATAAGTAGTTCTTTGCGGGTGACGAGCGTATCGTCTCCCTGTTGAAAAAGTGCCACATACTCGATCAATGCTTCGACTGGAAGCCCTGCACTCTGCCTCATACACTTAATGAAATCAACCCATTTGAGATCCTCCTCGGTATACTCCCGGTTGCCGCTTCTGTTTCGGTTAACGGGCGGAATTAATCCGATGCGTTCATAATAACGAAGCGTATCTTGGGATAACCCAAATCTCTCACTTACTTCCGCAATCGTCATCGCCATACCGCCGTTCCCTCCTTATCCATGTCTATACATCGTTCAAGGTCATGAACGTGCTTTTATAGCACCCACGACAGGATGTGGCACATAAGGTTCTTCAAGTGATGCGATTTCTTCCGTAGTCAGCTTGACGGATAGTGCTGGTACCGCTTCTTCAAGCTGAGACAAACCCCGTCACGCCGATGATCGGTGATGTAACGATCTCCTTCTGCAACATCCAAGCGAGCGCGACCTGAACGCGAGGAACACCGTGCAGAGCAGCGATGGACGCAACACGTTCCGCGATCGGCCGATCGGCCGTCATCATCGCATCATACTTCCATTTCTGCGCCTGATCGGTTTCGGATCGGGCAGTACTTTCTACTGGGTCGCGTAATAATCTTCCGGATGCCAGCGGGCTGTAAGGAATCACACCGATCTTCTCTTCTTTGCAAAGCGGGAGCATCTCCCGTTCTTCTTCGCGGTACTGAAGGTTATAATGGTTTTGCATCGAGATGAACCGGGTCCAGCCATGTAGATCTGCAACATGCAGAGCTTTGAGGAACTGCCAAGCGAACATCGCGGAAGCGCCTATGTATCTTGCTTTCCCTGCCTTAACGACATCATGCAAAGCTTCCATCGTTTCTTCGATGGGCGTGTCATAGTCCCAGCGGTGAATTTGGTACAGATCCACATAGTCGGTTCCAAGTCGCTTCAGGCTTTTATCAATTTCGCTTAAGATGGCCTTACGAGATAGGCCTGCGCCGTTAGGTCCATCTTGCATGCGGAAATGAACCTTTGTTGCAATGACAACCTCATCCCGATTCGCGTAGTCCTTTAAAGCCCGGCCTACGATTTCCTCACTCGCACCAGTCGAATACACATTTGCCGTATCGAAAAAATTGATGCCATGATCAAGGGCCCTCCTGATGATCGGACGGCTGTGTTCCTCGTCTAGAATCCATGGATGCGTCCATCGGCTTACATCGCCGAAGCTCATACAGCCAAGACAAAGCCTGGATACGTCCAAGCCGGTATTCCCCAATTTCACGTACTCCATATCATCATTCCTTTCTCAAATGGGTGCCCATACATACCGCGATATTATCCCATATGGAGTTAACTCCAAGTCAAGCATATGCGTGGAATAAATTATATGGGCCGGTCTTGTCATACATCTACGCGGCGGCATGCAGCCCGCAAATCAAATTCACGATTCGCCTGGCGACGACGATCCAACTATGGTCGGTATGAAAAGCCTATTCAGGGACATGAAAATGTGAAAAATCTACGTATCAGCCAGCGCCCCGTCACTCTACAGATCAGCAAAATAAGTGCATTCCTAATGTTAAAGGAGACCATAATAAACCATGGTCTCCTTCTAAACAGAATGGAATGGGCACCGATATTCTTTATTTTTGTTGGGGTTCTCATCTTCCCACATATGGAGTTCTATTTGATCACCTTTTTGTGAAAATGCGAATAGCGGCATACCTTCATATTTGAATTGATTTCTAAAGTAAAAATAAACGTGTCCTTTTTCTTATATCTTTTTTTATCAGCGAACTCAAGCCAATTATAGAAGTGGTTCATCAGTAGCCTGTATAAAAAATGATTAATAAGCCATATTGTCGCTGTCAAACTTTTATATCGTCTATTTCCGTCATTATATTTTAAGCTACCATCCCATGCGAGTCTGAGATTGGTAAATACTGAGACGTCAATGTTAGATATCGTATCGATACCAGTATTCTCAGTCGATCTGCGTTTACGATAGTAATTCGTAGCAATGTCCGAATGGTATCTTAGTCCCTCTATACATACTCTCCAATTCAAATAAGCATAAGCGTAGGGGCAAATAATTTTGTAATTCTCACGTAACAACTCTTTAAGGCATTTTTTCAAAATAGTTTTTCGAATCCGGTTACACAACGCATTATAGGTGGCAACTGTGCTCTTATATATTTCATTAGCAATTTTATTATCTATTCCTTCCGTCGTCCACAGATCACCGTCATAGTATGCCTTTCTATATTCTTCTTGTCTGTTGCCTTGTTGAAGTAAATTTTCATTAGAAACAATTACTTTATGCTCAATCTTTTCGGTTTTTAATAAGGTCGGATCTAAACGACTTAAATAAGCCTCAAGGAATCTTGGATGTTCCTCTACATCGTTGTAGTGAACAAATTCCATCTCTTTTAACGTGGTTATATCGTTCTCGCTTAGTTGTAATAATTTCTGTAATGGCTGAAAAACAATGTTCGGCTTATGATTTCTCCAAACAATATGATAGTCTGGCTTATTAAAAAGTTCAGTTCCACACTGACAACGAAAAGCACTAAAAGGATCATTAATCATATATTTAAAAGACTTCTTACACGTCGGACATGAATTGTATAATTTGGCATGCGGATGAAACGGACAACTGTGAATGAACTTAAGTTGATGGAAAATACTATGGTAACCACTTCGCATACAATAGCGGCAATAAGCTAAATCACTCCGTAATAGCTCTTCTATGAGAACCCTCTTTTGAACAAAGTCAAGGATCTCGCTGGTATGTGCTTTAACAGGAACCTTTAATATTTTTAAGATTATATCTTCACTTAATCGTCCCATGGTATGGACGTTAGCATTGACATAAAATAGTGATAAATGCTTTACAGATCGAAGTTCATCGGTTCCAAATGTTCTGAGAAATTCTTTGGATGTTATGTTGTTCGCGTATTTAAATTTCTCAAACACTCCCCATGGTGATTCGTATTCCTTCACCCATAAAGGATTCCAGGTATAGTTGGTTTCCTGATTGGCCGGTCCAGGTAGCAGAATGATGTTAGCAGCTTTCATTCCTCTACACCTTGATTTACTTCGGCCTTAATATAACCAGAGTTTTTTATTGCATTGTTCCATTGTAGCCTATTGATTTGATTTAGATCTTCTCCATTTCTACCATAACGCCTAAGCACATAATCCACGGTTAATGTGAAGTATTGCATTGGAATTTCCGCTTTTTGAAATAACCCAGCCTCGGTTCGTGCTGAGCAAAAGCAATCGAACAGATCTGCAGCGCAATCTTCCAACCGAAATCCACGAGCAAAGGCATCAGGTAAGAAGTAACGTGTGAATGACCATCCGCTCCCTTCAGGATAATCAGAATATTGATCATATCCAGCCAGGCAAGTTTGAGCATCATCAACATTCTTGACTCCTGAAAAACGATAATCATCAATCATAAAACGACCAATTAGTTGGAATTTTTTTGCTTGTTGAAAGGCGCTTCTTTGATGAATTAATTCCTTTTGCCCTACTAAAATTACCGTGAGACTGATACCCAAACTATCGAGTTCGTTATTGATATCCATTAACCAGCCGTACTGGATATCCGCTAATCTTTGTGCATCGTCTAAGAAAAAAACCAATCTGTGCTGTCCTGATGACTCTACATTTTCTTTTAAATATTTTGTTAGCCTCTCGCGCTTCTGGGAGGCTTTCCCCGAAGAAGGATATGCATGATTGATGTCCTTCAATATATCTTCAAAAAACACATTCTCGTTAATCACTTTGTATTGCCTGCATTTTAAGCTATAGACAGGAATCCTCTGATCAAATTCAGCAGGTAAGACATGCATTAAGTATTTAATAGCTCTTGTTTTTCCAAGGCGAGGCCGGCCATAAACGATCCCTCCAGGAACACGGTTGTCTACCCATCTAACGATGGTCTCTTTTAATGACTCGATTTGATTGGTTTGAAGCAAGTAACGTCCAGTTTCAATCGGATGTGTTTTTGGGTGGACAAATGGCCGGCCATCCACGGTTAATGTTTCTGCATCAGAACTAGAAAAACCCATTTTGAACGCCTCCTTAAAAGGTGATGGTCTTCAAGTTCTTATTGATACGCGTGATAGGTCGTGTTCTTGTTGCATCATCTTCTGATAAAACTTCATCAAGAGATGCGGAGGATTTTGAATCTTCTTCCTTAGTGCTCGATTTTTGACTTCTTCGTCTCTCTTCTGCGAGTTTGTTACGACTTGCCCTATTATTTACTGCGTGCGATTCAAGATAGCGATGATAACAATCTATAGGATTGTCTTCGGAAGTGAAAAATAATAGTTTGCGCTTTCGAAGTCTGTTGATTTCTTTACGCGTTTTGAGCGAATGGGGAACGATCCCCCACTTTCCAGTTGCCGTAAGTGCTCCAAACTCACTGCCATCCGGAAGAAATGCCTGGAGAACCCTTAGGTCATCTACATTTACAAGAATAGTTAGGGTTGTATCAATGAGATCAGGACTGCGTGAGAGAACCTCATTTCTATAATCTACACCTTCATAATGGATGAATGGACGACGTCCCTCTTTTAAGTTACCGTTGACTTTGCGGGGTACTTTCATCGACAGGAAAACCACCTCCGCCCTTTGCTCTTCAGGCATTACCCGAGGAATAAGTCCACGTTCGATTCTTTGTTTTAACACTTCAAGAGGTGTAAAGTTGTTTATCCCCTCATTAACAGTTCCGTTATAGTCCGATATTAGTACATCTGTCAGCTCTTCTAGATGCTCAAATGAAATCGAATATTTGACAGCCTTTTTCTCGGCATCGCTTCTCCTTGGATCTTGTGGATTGCTGCCGGTCGTATTTATCATACGGTGATACCCGCATTCTTCTAACACACCAAAAAATCTTTCGATGTATCCCCTGCGAACCGGTACTGCAACAGGTCCAGCATTTGTTGAACAACCTATTATTTGTTCTAGGCGATCGGATACGAAATTTGATAAATTAGCTTTGCCATTGTCGTACAACATCTCATCCCACAGTGCCCATTGCATTTCAGGGATGCAATCACTCGGAAAGCCGCCCCGTTCATTGTAGCTTAAGCCAGGAATCGTAAGGGCCCTCTTCTCCCTCGGTACCACCGCGTTACGAATGCATTGCACTACATCATTACCTGAAAATTCCCGATTGGTACTCAGATGGTATCCAATGACCGCTCTACTGGCAACATCTAAAATGACAAGCAACCAAAGACGCTCAAGAACCCTTGTTATTTCATCTCCTTCAGGTGTCCGGAATGTAATTGAAAACATACCATCGATCCGATGGCCGTCGAATTGCACTCTTTCTAATGGACGGAGAATCGATAGATTGTGTTCTCTACCTATCCCCGTAGTTGTTGCGAGGGTAGCTGCCGCGTCTCCGTATCGACTAGCTGCTTTTGAAAAATGTCTATTATTTAGTTTATGAAGATAACGCTCTAATGAACGTTTGGCCAATGTTTCGGTAGTAAATGGGTACTGATTTTCAGTTAATCCAATTGCTCTACACTCATCCAAAAACTTTTTGTGGATATATTTTGCCTTCATTTTCGGGTCCGAGAACTGCTGCTTGTTAGTTTGGAAATGATGTTTTTCAATTAATTCAGCAAGTTGGGGAAATGTATCAAGAAGTTCGGTGAACCTCCCTGAGTGAGAGTTGTTCTCTTTCGATTTTCTTGTGTAGCCTTTAATCTTTTTATTCGGTATCAACGCACGAAAGCCTAAAATCACGCCATTCTCGTCTCGGTTGTCGATGCAACGTAACACCAGCCGTCGTAGTGATTCAAAGTCAATCCCTGTTTCATACCTGATTTCTTTAATTGGTTGATTACCTAAGTACATTTCAACTGCTTTTTTTCTCTTTAAGTAAGTAGCCTTATCCTTGTCACTTAGATTATCAGTCAAAACGATTGGCCAGTTTTTAACATCCAGATCCTCAGGTACGTATTTCTCACTTTCAATGATCTTACGTCTCGCCATGTAACCACACCTCCAGAGATGGGCCAATTAAACATTCTTCAATGTTGGCATCTAAATGTCCGCTGTAGATCAGGTTACAAATTGACTCTAAAATTCGTTGAGGTTTTAAACTGTGTAAATCACGCTGAATTTCTCCGATGGTTAGTCTGCGATTTCGTACTAAACGGGTAATTTGAAATTGGTCGAGCTCTATAGGAACCAATCGATTCCGTGTATAAGAAATAATTTGTTTGAGGTTGGACAAAAGTAAGGCATTAGATCGGATCTTTGTATCCGTCATGATTTCATATGGTTTATTGTTAAGGAGACACCAATCTTCTTGTGCTCCTGTTTGTCTTATGGTTTTAATTGACTTAGGGTTCCTTGAATCGAAATCCCACTCATATTTCACTTCAATGAATTTTTCCGTTCCATCTGAGTATAAAACCCACATATCAAAAACAGACTCTACAATCTCACCTTTATGGGTATGCCTTATTCTTAGTGGCTGCTCACAAAAAGAAACAATATTGGGGTTGGATTCGACTAAAATCCAATGGTCGTATTCCAAATCACTAAAAAACTCAACTCTTCGTTTAATCTTGCGACTGGTTGCCTTCCAGTAGTTACTGCCGTATTTTGTGTTCCTCGGCATTTTTACCGGTGTGTACATCCCGTATCACCCCTATATTTTGAACGATAATTGCGACTTTTCAGATAATCAAGCGATTCGACAAAGGTTCTTATGAAACCCCATGATTTGACGCAAAACAAAAGGCCGCCTTTCGGCGACCCTTCTTTGAAACTTATTCGAATATCTCTTTATAAATATTAATCATCTTGCGTATATTCTGGCTTTTTTGCTTCATAAGTTTTGAAATAAAAATGTGGATCAGTTTAGTTTTATCCGTATCTTTCTCAATAGGATTATCACCGAAATAAAAAAACTCTGAGGGGCTTACTTCCAGGGCACGGATCAACTTATCGAGAGTGTCCACAGAGATATTTCGGTCTCCCCGTTCGACCCCACCGATATATGTACTTTGTAACTGAGCGCGTTCACCAAGTTGTTCTTGTGTTAAGCCGCGTGACTTTCTAATTTGCCGGATTCGAGCTCCTATAAGCTCTGCGAGTTCCGCCACTCATACCACCACCTTAAATAAGCGTAAGTAGGTAAGCAGTATGAAGACAGACCATTATACTATAAATACCATTGTAAAAAGAACTTATAAGTTTTATATTGGGATCAATGAAAATTCATCATGGAGTGACTAACACATGGATCAAACCATACCCCAACAAGTTGTTATAGAAAATGTCATTCAAAGCAAAATGCGTGGTAAAGTTATTTATCAAAGCAATGTACCTGCATCTATAGCATTGAACCTTACCTTTGTAAAACCGTATGATAATGAATCCGGAAAAGGATATCAACGGCCAGTGGATCCTAAGCGATGTCACGATTTTGCTTTGTACTTGTCTAAAGGTGATGATGCTCTTTTTACACCGGTATTATTAAATGCTTGTTCGAATTGGGAGTTCGTTGCTTATGATAAGCAGCGTCCTAACTTTGGCCGGTTGTTTTGTAAGGGAAAGGCATCTCTGATGGACGGACAACATCGCCTTGGGGGTATTAAGCGGTATATCCAAGAAACGAATGCTGATATCATGGTTCCTTTTTTAGCGTTTCATTCCCTGGACGAAGATGAAGAAATTCGGCTGTTCGATACGATTAACACCAAAGCAAAAGGGATTGGATCTTCCCTTAGTAAATACCTGAGGCGTGATTCTGATGAATTGAGTTGGGTTGCTACCGAGCTGCTTGTTCGTAAAGATAGCCCTTTTTACAATATTGGCAGCATTATCGGGAAAAGAGCAAAAGGTCGTCATATAACTTTGCAAAATCTCTATCGAACCCTCCATTTCTTATTTAAGAAGGACGACGTCGCATTGCTAACAAAAGAAGAGAAGCTCAATATATCTTTGTTTTACTTTAACACCATAAAGGATACATTTTCCTATGAATGGCTTGATTATGGCGGTCACAGGCTCACTCACATCGTATGTCTTGATGCATTATCAATAGCTGCAGGTTCGATCCTTAATCATTTTTTCTCAAATGAGCAAAAGACCAAGGATTATTCTTCTTTTGCTCAATCGATTCAGAAACTTAGGAAGGTAGACTGGTCTACTACGGGTCATCTTCGATATTTAAAAGGTTTATCTGGGTCAAAGACACTTGCCAGTGAACTATCTGGATTAATGATTAACTAAAAAAGGACCCTATATGGGTTCCTTTTTTTTCGCTCACCGAAGTAACGGGCAGACATCGTTAATGGGTGTAATAATAAGAACATTTTGGCGAGCCCTTGTCACCGCTACTCTTAAATTTAAGCGTGCTTGATCTATCTCCTTTTTCGTAGATTCGTTTCGAACAATTTTCCCCTGATATAGACCTTCATAGACGATTACTTCGTCAAATTCCTTTCCTTTCGATTTGTGTATTGTCATTACATGAACTCCTCTCCAAACTTTTGAGGAGTTGGCAAAGTATTCTTGCAATAAAGCTGCTTTTATACTTTCTCCAGCACCACTATAATTTCCGTATAAGCGCCAAAGTGAAGCTAATCTTGATCTTAATTCCGATCCCCTGTGCAGCATTTTTAAATATTTGATATCTTTTCCGACCTGCTTAAGTTGATCCGAGGAGGCACCATCCAAAAGACTACAAACATTTTTCCAATCTTGACTGGGATCTCCTGTAAATTCAAGGCTGCAACAAGCATTTACTAAGTTGATGCAGTCTTGTAGTATCATTTGTCGCTTTGATCCACGTATCTTACCTGTCGTAATAAATTCTTGAAGGGCATTTGATATATCCAAGCTTTGTTTTGGTGCAGAAGCATCTCCGTTCCTTCCACGCATATGTTCACATAAATCAGCAATGAGTTGTGTATGCTCCACCCTAGAATTTGATCCAAGATCCAATAGATTTGAAACTAATACAGCAGCAAGTGACGGCGCAGCAGTTTCCAGTGCCAATTCATGGCTAACTCGGGGTAGTGATTTATTATTTGCGAAGATATGGTGTGTATCTAGACATAGGGAAACTTCGTGCATTAATCTTTTTGATGGGACCAGTATAGCAAGAGACCAATCATTTGTATGGTTTGCTATTAGTCTTTTCCGAGCCTTCAGTACCTCGACTTTTAAATCTAAATGAGGACTCAATCCTTGACGAAAAGGGTATAAGTTGACCTTAACTTGATTGTATTGTTTTCCAACATTCTTCCCGCTAATTAGATCATTTCCAAACTGAACAATATCGGTTCCATTACTTCGGTTATTCTCTGAACCAAAATCAAATTGTTGAGGGGAATAAATAAAAATAAAATCACTTATTCTAGAAGGATCCGCCCCTCTAAATTCATAAATTCGTTGTTCAGGATCCGCCAATGCAATTAGTGTACTAAGTTGTCAACTGCTTGGATAAACTGCCATTCGTCAAATTTGTGTCTTGGAACTCATCAAGTATTATAACCGGATAAGCATTGGAGATTACCTTCGATAACGCCTGGCTTTCGGTTAATAGTTGTGTTCCATACTTTGCAAACAAGTCAAAGTGTAGAATGCCTTCTTCCTCAAATAGTCTTTTTTTTTCTCCTTCTCTATCTCCAGAAAAATTTGCTAGTCTAGATGCAGCCTCATGAGGAGTAAGCAATTTAATAATTCGCCGCTTGTTAATTAAATAACCATGACTTCTTATCAACGACCATATAAAATCCATGATATGTATTAACCTCTAGTTGGCTTTGTATGTTACTTGAAATAACAGATCTAACTTGTTCTTCAACTCTCGAAACAGTTGCTCTCGCAAAACTTAAGAAGAGAATCTTTTGTCCCTTTTCGATGACGTTATTAATTATTAATTGATTGCTTTGAGTAATGCTATCGTCGTTTTGCCAGATCCAGGACCACCTAATACTAGCAAATGACCATTGGTTTGTAACAATCGCTTTTTATCTTCTGAGAGTTCGAACATACACTTCTCCTTACTTAATCCTCTGGGGGAACTTCTCTATCTGACCCGACTGAATCAGATCGTCCATCAACAATAGATTGAATACTGACAATGGTTTCAACCACAAAGCTCGGCATCTCACTTATTTCACATTGTCCTAAAAAGTCGGCAGTAACACCTGATGCTTTATTTTTAACAAAAAACTCTCTCATTACAGTTTTAAGCTGGCCTAGATCCATTTGGTCATTGGGTTCATTGGCTTTCATATGACTTAGCCACTCACCGTTTTCAACAAGTCCCTTAGCATACCTTAAAATCGCTTCTGGAGAGGAACCATTAATAATTACATCCTCGAATCCTTTTTCATTTGCTTCGAAAGGGAAATTAACTGCTTTCACGATGGCAGTCTTACTTTCCTCAGTTTGT
It encodes:
- a CDS encoding MerR family transcriptional regulator, producing MAMTIAEVSERFGLSQDTLRYYERIGLIPPVNRNRSGNREYTEEDLKWVDFIKCMRQSAGLPVEALIEYVALFQQGDDTLVTRKELLIEQRDRLAVKVEEMTNTFIRLNDKIARYEQTIVLKEKHYTRMINFLW
- a CDS encoding TetR/AcrR family transcriptional regulator; protein product: MVKVDRRIKKTQDALKNAVLELMAEKSFDDITIQDLTDRANVSRGTIYLHYLDKYDLLDKLIESHINELGERCKAAADLDFADGSLIWTKYFEENYPFFSMMLASKGAPYFRSRFLDFLIDEFKDEIDVTKGKNKGLNEDMLIRFVASAYVGVVEWWFMNERPISHQALAEQLGDLLERNCG
- a CDS encoding TnsA endonuclease N-terminal domain-containing protein is translated as MYTPVKMPRNTKYGSNYWKATSRKIKRRVEFFSDLEYDHWILVESNPNIVSFCEQPLRIRHTHKGEIVESVFDMWVLYSDGTEKFIEVKYEWDFDSRNPKSIKTIRQTGAQEDWCLLNNKPYEIMTDTKIRSNALLLSNLKQIISYTRNRLVPIELDQFQITRLVRNRRLTIGEIQRDLHSLKPQRILESICNLIYSGHLDANIEECLIGPSLEVWLHGET
- a CDS encoding transposase family protein, coding for MARRKIIESEKYVPEDLDVKNWPIVLTDNLSDKDKATYLKRKKAVEMYLGNQPIKEIRYETGIDFESLRRLVLRCIDNRDENGVILGFRALIPNKKIKGYTRKSKENNSHSGRFTELLDTFPQLAELIEKHHFQTNKQQFSDPKMKAKYIHKKFLDECRAIGLTENQYPFTTETLAKRSLERYLHKLNNRHFSKAASRYGDAAATLATTTGIGREHNLSILRPLERVQFDGHRIDGMFSITFRTPEGDEITRVLERLWLLVILDVASRAVIGYHLSTNREFSGNDVVQCIRNAVVPREKRALTIPGLSYNERGGFPSDCIPEMQWALWDEMLYDNGKANLSNFVSDRLEQIIGCSTNAGPVAVPVRRGYIERFFGVLEECGYHRMINTTGSNPQDPRRSDAEKKAVKYSISFEHLEELTDVLISDYNGTVNEGINNFTPLEVLKQRIERGLIPRVMPEEQRAEVVFLSMKVPRKVNGNLKEGRRPFIHYEGVDYRNEVLSRSPDLIDTTLTILVNVDDLRVLQAFLPDGSEFGALTATGKWGIVPHSLKTRKEINRLRKRKLLFFTSEDNPIDCYHRYLESHAVNNRASRNKLAEERRRSQKSSTKEEDSKSSASLDEVLSEDDATRTRPITRINKNLKTITF
- a CDS encoding helix-turn-helix domain-containing protein — protein: MAELAELIGARIRQIRKSRGLTQEQLGERAQLQSTYIGGVERGDRNISVDTLDKLIRALEVSPSEFFYFGDNPIEKDTDKTKLIHIFISKLMKQKSQNIRKMINIYKEIFE
- a CDS encoding DGQHR domain-containing protein; translated protein: MDQTIPQQVVIENVIQSKMRGKVIYQSNVPASIALNLTFVKPYDNESGKGYQRPVDPKRCHDFALYLSKGDDALFTPVLLNACSNWEFVAYDKQRPNFGRLFCKGKASLMDGQHRLGGIKRYIQETNADIMVPFLAFHSLDEDEEIRLFDTINTKAKGIGSSLSKYLRRDSDELSWVATELLVRKDSPFYNIGSIIGKRAKGRHITLQNLYRTLHFLFKKDDVALLTKEEKLNISLFYFNTIKDTFSYEWLDYGGHRLTHIVCLDALSIAAGSILNHFFSNEQKTKDYSSFAQSIQKLRKVDWSTTGHLRYLKGLSGSKTLASELSGLMIN
- a CDS encoding ATP-binding protein; the protein is MGFSSSDAETLTVDGRPFVHPKTHPIETGRYLLQTNQIESLKETIVRWVDNRVPGGIVYGRPRLGKTRAIKYLMHVLPAEFDQRIPVYSLKCRQYKVINENVFFEDILKDINHAYPSSGKASQKRERLTKYLKENVESSGQHRLVFFLDDAQRLADIQYGWLMDINNELDSLGISLTVILVGQKELIHQRSAFQQAKKFQLIGRFMIDDYRFSGVKNVDDAQTCLAGYDQYSDYPEGSGWSFTRYFLPDAFARGFRLEDCAADLFDCFCSARTEAGLFQKAEIPMQYFTLTVDYVLRRYGRNGEDLNQINRLQWNNAIKNSGYIKAEVNQGVEE
- a CDS encoding UvrD-helicase domain-containing protein — its product is MDFIWSLIRSHGYLINKRRIIKLLTPHEAASRLANFSGDREGEKKRLFEEEGILHFDLFAKYGTQLLTESQALSKVISNAYPVIILDEFQDTNLTNGSLSKQLTT
- a CDS encoding 3'-5' exonuclease, producing MADPEQRIYEFRGADPSRISDFIFIYSPQQFDFGSENNRSNGTDIVQFGNDLISGKNVGKQYNQVKVNLYPFRQGLSPHLDLKVEVLKARKRLIANHTNDWSLAILVPSKRLMHEVSLCLDTHHIFANNKSLPRVSHELALETAAPSLAAVLVSNLLDLGSNSRVEHTQLIADLCEHMRGRNGDASAPKQSLDISNALQEFITTGKIRGSKRQMILQDCINLVNACCSLEFTGDPSQDWKNVCSLLDGASSDQLKQVGKDIKYLKMLHRGSELRSRLASLWRLYGNYSGAGESIKAALLQEYFANSSKVWRGVHVMTIHKSKGKEFDEVIVYEGLYQGKIVRNESTKKEIDQARLNLRVAVTRARQNVLIITPINDVCPLLR